A genomic segment from Tuwongella immobilis encodes:
- a CDS encoding alpha/beta hydrolase translates to MRQRFGIGACGLTRQQLPVGIVMLLVAMIGSVRAAESPMPSIQPPPKGFDRVDQKIVAGKLTTIEYPSKTVGANRKAQVYLPPGFDANQKYPVLYLLHGIGGTEQEWTRGGVANVILDRLAAEKKMVPMIVVMPNGRAATDVSPRDAIPKQVPAFARFEQDLLNDLIPYIEKTYPVKADRESRALAGLSMGGGQSLNFGLSNLDTFAWVGGFSSAPNTRKFADLVKNPEAAKQKLKLLWVSCGDRDGLMGISRGFHEALEQAKIPHVWHVESGGHDFEVWKRDLYHLAPLLFR, encoded by the coding sequence ATGAGACAACGGTTTGGGATTGGGGCGTGCGGATTGACTCGGCAGCAGTTGCCGGTCGGCATCGTCATGCTTCTGGTTGCGATGATCGGGTCGGTCCGCGCTGCGGAATCGCCCATGCCGTCGATTCAACCACCGCCCAAAGGATTTGATCGCGTCGATCAGAAGATTGTCGCCGGGAAACTGACGACGATTGAATATCCGTCCAAGACGGTGGGTGCGAATCGGAAAGCGCAAGTCTATTTGCCGCCGGGGTTTGATGCGAATCAGAAGTATCCGGTCTTGTATTTGTTGCACGGGATCGGCGGGACCGAGCAGGAATGGACCCGCGGCGGGGTGGCCAATGTAATCCTCGATCGACTCGCCGCAGAGAAGAAGATGGTGCCGATGATCGTGGTCATGCCGAATGGTCGGGCAGCGACCGATGTCTCGCCCCGCGACGCGATTCCGAAGCAGGTGCCAGCGTTCGCGCGGTTCGAGCAGGATTTGCTGAACGATCTCATTCCGTACATCGAAAAGACGTATCCGGTGAAGGCGGATCGCGAATCGCGTGCCCTGGCTGGCTTGTCGATGGGGGGCGGTCAGTCGCTGAATTTTGGCCTCTCGAATTTGGATACCTTTGCCTGGGTGGGTGGCTTTTCCTCGGCACCAAACACGCGGAAATTTGCCGATCTGGTGAAGAATCCCGAAGCCGCAAAGCAGAAGCTCAAGCTGCTTTGGGTTTCCTGCGGGGATCGTGATGGGTTGATGGGGATCAGCCGCGGGTTCCATGAGGCGTTGGAACAAGCCAAGATTCCGCATGTGTGGCATGTCGAATCCGGCGGCCACGACTTCGAAGTCTGGAAGCGAGACCTCTACCATTTGGCTCCGCTCCTATTCCGATGA
- a CDS encoding PQQ-dependent sugar dehydrogenase, with amino-acid sequence MRIWLMLTLLAFGLASDGLAAELPKPLIRGLSNPESVAVGPDRQMYVSIVGGTVDGDGSIARIENGKATTFVSGLNDPKGIAFFQKYLFVTDVTRVLRIDVTAATPKAEVWADADAFPKPPKFLNDVTIDAESGTVFVSDSGDLKGSDGAVYRLTPPMAPKGQAPTGKPKIDLVLDSGKLKELHTPNGLTMDGRSSLLLVDFGSGVLYRIDLNSGNVEKLADGMEGGDGLTWNHHGQLYVSSWKSGKVWGIPRPGMKPILMAEGLKSAADTCLDVTGRLLLVPDMVNGDLYALPAQIPGYEIQYEPLPLKTEVAFPNLKWTGWESETADGRLNPLRPIVLTHFGDGSNQIVVATQHGVVHTFPNDQAATETKILLDIQDRVKYNDNTNEEGLLGLAFHPKYKSNGEVYVFYTPKKENRVNVVSRFKRSAADPMKIDPASEEQLYRFENRLFWNHDGGTIAFGPDGYLYIVHGDGGMGGDPKENAQNLGSPYGKILRIDVNSASNGKKYSVPADNPFVKSAGVLPEIWAYGIRNIWRMSFDRETGKLWAADVGQNLYEEINQIHKGGNYGWNQREAFHPFGPKAVGHNAKMHDPIWEYHHDLGKSITGGSVYRGSRLPELNGYYLYGDYVTMTLWALKLDPKTNRATANRTIANPGKAILSFGEDEPGDVYFLSVSDAAGRGIYRFTK; translated from the coding sequence ATGCGAATCTGGTTGATGTTGACTCTGTTGGCTTTCGGACTGGCGAGCGACGGTTTGGCCGCCGAATTACCGAAGCCGTTGATCCGCGGATTAAGCAATCCCGAATCGGTTGCCGTTGGACCAGATCGACAAATGTATGTGTCGATCGTCGGTGGGACGGTGGACGGGGATGGCTCGATTGCTCGAATCGAAAATGGTAAGGCGACGACGTTCGTTTCGGGATTGAATGATCCGAAGGGAATCGCCTTTTTTCAAAAATATCTGTTCGTGACCGACGTGACTCGGGTGCTGCGGATTGATGTGACTGCAGCGACGCCCAAGGCTGAAGTTTGGGCGGATGCCGATGCCTTTCCCAAGCCGCCGAAATTCTTGAACGATGTGACGATCGACGCGGAATCTGGCACGGTTTTTGTCAGCGATTCCGGTGATCTGAAAGGGAGCGACGGAGCCGTCTATCGGCTGACCCCGCCGATGGCCCCGAAGGGACAAGCTCCCACGGGCAAGCCCAAGATTGATTTGGTGCTGGACTCCGGCAAGTTGAAGGAACTGCACACGCCGAATGGCCTGACGATGGATGGACGATCCAGCTTACTGTTGGTCGACTTCGGCAGCGGCGTTCTGTATCGCATCGATCTGAATTCCGGGAATGTCGAGAAACTCGCCGATGGGATGGAAGGCGGCGACGGGCTGACCTGGAATCATCACGGCCAACTGTATGTTTCCTCGTGGAAGTCGGGCAAGGTGTGGGGGATTCCCCGTCCTGGAATGAAGCCGATTCTGATGGCCGAAGGGCTGAAATCGGCGGCGGATACCTGCCTGGATGTCACCGGCCGACTGCTGCTGGTGCCGGATATGGTCAACGGCGATCTCTATGCGTTACCGGCCCAAATTCCGGGCTATGAAATTCAGTATGAACCACTGCCGCTGAAGACGGAAGTGGCCTTCCCGAATCTGAAGTGGACCGGCTGGGAATCCGAGACCGCCGATGGCCGATTGAATCCGCTCCGTCCGATCGTGTTGACGCACTTTGGCGATGGCAGCAATCAGATTGTCGTGGCAACGCAACACGGGGTGGTCCACACCTTCCCGAATGACCAGGCGGCCACCGAGACCAAGATTCTGTTGGATATCCAAGATCGCGTGAAATATAACGACAACACGAACGAGGAAGGGCTGCTCGGGTTGGCGTTCCATCCGAAGTACAAATCCAACGGCGAAGTCTACGTCTTCTACACGCCGAAGAAGGAAAATCGGGTCAACGTCGTTTCGCGGTTCAAGCGAAGTGCGGCAGATCCGATGAAGATTGATCCAGCTTCGGAAGAACAACTCTATCGCTTCGAGAATCGATTGTTCTGGAATCACGACGGTGGGACGATCGCCTTCGGGCCGGACGGGTATTTGTACATCGTCCATGGCGATGGTGGCATGGGCGGCGATCCCAAGGAAAACGCTCAGAATCTCGGCTCGCCGTATGGGAAGATTCTGCGCATCGATGTGAACTCCGCTTCGAATGGCAAAAAATATTCGGTGCCCGCGGATAATCCGTTCGTCAAATCGGCGGGCGTGCTGCCGGAAATCTGGGCCTATGGCATTCGCAACATCTGGCGGATGAGTTTCGATCGCGAAACCGGCAAATTGTGGGCGGCGGATGTCGGCCAGAATCTGTACGAAGAAATCAACCAGATCCACAAAGGTGGAAACTACGGTTGGAATCAACGCGAAGCCTTCCATCCGTTCGGTCCGAAGGCGGTTGGCCACAACGCGAAGATGCACGACCCGATCTGGGAATATCATCACGATCTCGGCAAATCGATCACGGGCGGCTCGGTCTATCGTGGCAGTCGCTTGCCGGAACTGAATGGGTATTACCTGTACGGGGATTACGTTACGATGACGCTTTGGGCGTTGAAGCTCGATCCGAAGACCAATCGAGCGACGGCGAATCGCACCATCGCCAATCCGGGCAAGGCGATCCTGTCGTTCGGTGAAGATGAACCGGGCGATGTCTATTTCTTGTCGGTGAGCGATGCGGCTGGCCGCGGGATCTATCGATTCACCAAGTGA
- a CDS encoding YfgM family protein — MRKNHAVTLAGLFWLGLGCSLLAVDDTVYVRDKKTDKVVDVKGDITADTVAGIKLKSGPTVKNFDLQEIVRVTYGDLPKDQRLLYSSIMTAEDRREEETALKEYTGLLPKLKNSPKMSRQVEFRKAVLQAKLASTPEQLTDAAKQLAAYLTAHPDGWQYSIAARQLARIYIADTKYDEALDVLNRLGTMAALPKDVKNEVELLAIDVLIAAAKPADATKRIRDASIGLTAADPMKQRLDLYTIALDTKVKPEDKIPQVEAIINNAADPNLKALGYNIKGDCFMQAKKSRDAMWSYLWVEMVYNQDPSERLKALDRLSKYFEEQNDDERAKVYRDKIAELR, encoded by the coding sequence ATGCGGAAGAATCATGCTGTCACATTGGCGGGATTGTTCTGGCTCGGATTGGGCTGCTCGTTGCTGGCGGTGGATGACACCGTCTATGTCCGGGACAAAAAGACCGACAAGGTTGTGGACGTGAAAGGCGATATCACGGCCGACACGGTTGCCGGGATCAAGCTGAAGTCGGGGCCGACGGTTAAGAATTTTGATCTGCAAGAGATTGTTCGCGTGACCTATGGCGATTTGCCAAAGGATCAACGGCTGTTGTATAGTTCGATTATGACGGCTGAAGATCGACGCGAAGAAGAAACCGCGCTGAAGGAATACACTGGGTTATTGCCGAAACTCAAAAATTCGCCAAAAATGTCGCGTCAGGTCGAATTCCGCAAAGCGGTGTTGCAAGCGAAATTAGCCTCGACTCCCGAACAACTCACGGATGCCGCCAAGCAGTTGGCCGCTTACTTGACCGCTCATCCGGATGGTTGGCAGTATTCCATCGCCGCTCGGCAACTGGCGCGAATTTACATTGCGGATACCAAATACGACGAAGCGCTCGATGTGCTCAATCGATTGGGGACTATGGCGGCCCTCCCGAAGGATGTGAAGAACGAAGTCGAATTGTTGGCGATCGACGTGCTGATCGCGGCGGCCAAGCCTGCCGATGCGACCAAGCGAATTCGCGATGCCTCGATTGGGCTGACGGCTGCCGATCCGATGAAGCAACGGTTAGATTTGTATACGATTGCGTTGGATACGAAGGTCAAACCGGAAGACAAAATTCCGCAAGTGGAAGCCATTATCAACAATGCAGCGGATCCGAATCTGAAGGCACTGGGCTACAACATCAAGGGGGATTGCTTCATGCAAGCGAAGAAATCCCGAGATGCCATGTGGTCGTATTTGTGGGTGGAAATGGTCTACAATCAGGATCCTTCGGAACGGCTCAAAGCACTCGATCGGTTGAGCAAGTATTTCGAGGAACAAAACGACGACGAGCGTGCGAAGGTTTACCGGGACAAGATTGCCGAACTCCGCTGA
- a CDS encoding tetratricopeptide repeat protein, which yields MRQLFGMILGLGILGLVTLRGQAETPPYFDFVESLRQSGQSDLALEYLEKLAKEKPTGVQADLLPVELARTRLQLVPTEPEESERVRLIDQARREFEGFLKSAPNHPERPQVLLEVARLLTQQGKTQAIRARRIDEEEERLKAFAAARPFFDQAAKQYQEAAKTLKQQVSGLGEGNSSEEKARVKRLRQAALGATIDQGINEIERALTFAGEGDRRTRGDQLLKAAKLLDDAGQDEDLPLSWVAKAWIVYCLYETDSGVEADRAYRSLIGEERKRPAASDGIRLAKFFNLRQTARNGAPGFELEVQKAADAWLNQYRRRSDRLTMEGLGVQYILAGILRARADKMIKRDPKTGLPVSPPVGDAQSLLNRAASLYQTIASSDNEYSERAVRNRINIVIDQTAARADDPSKLTTFEQCYLAAQVEQALLNQKAKMAASSDATMTPEQVEALRKSTYTKIISLIDRGIRLATPKESKRDLLEAQFLQTFAYVQINRPMEAAVLGEHLARANPRSGKAAQIAMLALNAYNTARSANKEAAPEDLQADLNKIIDLARYMDRTFPTDPLANVARHQLGFYLMRLRDYFNAADALARITTDYASLNEARRDLGAAIFMLNRPPGIGETKPNIPEAQRLALMTRAIEAIQKLPPATKDTDGEIAKGFAEAKIQLGQVYLLDPKTYADAERLGDELAKLIPTLSIAESDRDNLTYAARAVKVGAVFGQAQRESLSPMRDLAKIAERLAPELKDAEAEIAKTDNAAPSRESLLREYRKILVLALRTSVQDSKVERANEILQQLQKAGGSIESTIDTLREVVRDVRGQITELKKQGKSDEADKMATSFTELLDQIAKSDKLPETMLLFLSTGYGSIDVHAKSVELLERIAPPAADADEDKVKSFRKVQFLLAQAYRKAKEYQKAQTLINQMLGTAKQKGWAFASVEVRKESLLLLEDQGKWRDAVTGWTSLARVWQARLKPLPKERIAGDPNFQRIVNDRAMYFDLFVETQRCLTRANDSTLKDEMKKGAAFEKIAAALVELETKNEDLSDTLKDSIRALLEEYPLLKEKYLAAGGKLISPKAE from the coding sequence ATGCGACAACTGTTTGGGATGATCTTGGGCCTGGGAATTCTTGGCCTTGTGACGCTTCGCGGGCAGGCGGAAACGCCTCCGTACTTCGATTTTGTCGAGAGTCTCCGCCAATCCGGTCAGTCCGACCTGGCATTGGAATACCTGGAGAAGCTCGCCAAAGAGAAGCCGACCGGCGTGCAAGCGGATTTGCTTCCCGTGGAACTGGCACGCACGCGGTTGCAATTGGTGCCGACCGAACCGGAAGAAAGCGAACGGGTTCGGTTGATCGATCAAGCCCGACGGGAATTCGAAGGGTTTCTCAAGAGTGCGCCCAATCATCCCGAACGTCCGCAAGTCCTTCTGGAAGTGGCTCGATTGCTCACGCAACAGGGGAAAACGCAAGCCATTCGTGCGCGACGAATCGATGAGGAAGAAGAACGCCTGAAGGCATTCGCCGCCGCACGGCCATTTTTTGATCAAGCCGCGAAACAATACCAAGAAGCTGCCAAGACCTTGAAGCAACAGGTCAGCGGACTGGGCGAAGGGAATTCCAGCGAAGAGAAAGCCCGCGTCAAACGGCTTCGTCAGGCGGCACTCGGAGCGACGATCGATCAAGGAATCAACGAAATCGAACGGGCGTTGACGTTTGCGGGTGAAGGCGATCGCCGCACGCGGGGCGACCAACTCCTGAAAGCGGCGAAACTGCTGGACGACGCCGGGCAAGACGAAGATCTGCCGCTGAGCTGGGTTGCCAAAGCGTGGATCGTCTATTGTTTGTACGAGACCGATTCCGGTGTGGAAGCCGATCGGGCTTATCGCTCGCTGATTGGCGAAGAACGCAAACGTCCCGCCGCTTCCGATGGGATTCGACTCGCCAAGTTTTTCAATCTCCGACAAACCGCCCGCAACGGTGCCCCAGGATTCGAGCTGGAAGTTCAGAAGGCAGCCGATGCGTGGCTCAATCAATATCGCCGACGTTCGGATCGCCTGACGATGGAAGGGCTGGGGGTGCAATACATCCTAGCCGGGATCTTGCGTGCGCGTGCCGATAAGATGATCAAGCGCGATCCGAAAACCGGATTGCCGGTGAGTCCGCCGGTGGGGGATGCCCAATCGCTGCTCAATCGTGCGGCATCGCTGTATCAGACGATTGCGAGTTCGGATAACGAATACAGCGAACGGGCGGTGCGAAACCGTATCAATATCGTGATCGATCAGACGGCCGCACGTGCGGATGATCCCTCGAAGCTAACCACCTTTGAACAGTGCTATCTGGCGGCTCAAGTCGAACAGGCACTGTTGAATCAGAAGGCGAAAATGGCCGCTTCCTCCGATGCGACCATGACGCCGGAACAAGTGGAAGCCCTTCGCAAGTCGACGTATACCAAGATCATTAGTTTGATCGATCGCGGGATTCGGCTGGCGACTCCGAAGGAATCCAAACGCGATTTGCTGGAAGCTCAATTCCTGCAGACCTTTGCGTATGTGCAAATCAATCGTCCTATGGAAGCGGCTGTGCTGGGCGAACACCTGGCACGCGCCAATCCTCGCAGCGGAAAAGCGGCGCAAATCGCGATGCTGGCGCTGAATGCGTACAACACCGCTCGCAGTGCCAACAAAGAAGCAGCGCCCGAAGATTTGCAAGCCGATTTGAACAAAATTATCGATTTGGCCCGTTATATGGATCGCACGTTCCCGACCGATCCGCTGGCGAACGTGGCCCGGCACCAACTTGGCTTCTATCTGATGCGGTTGCGAGACTATTTCAACGCGGCCGATGCCCTGGCGCGGATCACCACCGATTATGCCAGTTTGAACGAAGCTCGACGCGACCTTGGTGCCGCGATTTTCATGCTGAATCGTCCGCCCGGGATCGGGGAGACCAAACCGAACATCCCGGAAGCGCAACGACTTGCGCTGATGACTCGAGCGATCGAGGCGATTCAAAAGCTGCCCCCGGCAACCAAAGACACCGATGGCGAGATCGCCAAGGGATTCGCCGAAGCGAAAATTCAGTTGGGCCAAGTCTATCTGCTGGATCCTAAGACCTATGCCGATGCGGAGCGACTGGGCGATGAATTGGCGAAACTGATTCCGACCTTGTCGATTGCTGAGTCGGACCGAGACAACCTGACGTACGCCGCCCGTGCGGTGAAGGTGGGTGCGGTGTTCGGCCAAGCGCAACGCGAATCGCTCTCGCCGATGCGGGATTTGGCGAAGATTGCCGAGCGGTTGGCGCCCGAACTCAAGGATGCCGAAGCCGAAATCGCCAAGACCGACAATGCTGCCCCCAGTCGGGAAAGTCTGCTGCGCGAATATCGCAAGATTCTGGTGCTGGCGCTGCGAACCAGCGTGCAAGATTCCAAAGTCGAACGAGCGAACGAGATTTTGCAGCAGTTGCAGAAGGCCGGCGGATCGATCGAATCGACCATCGACACCCTGCGAGAAGTCGTCCGCGATGTGCGGGGGCAGATTACCGAACTGAAGAAACAAGGGAAGAGCGACGAAGCCGACAAGATGGCGACGAGCTTTACCGAATTGCTGGATCAGATCGCCAAGAGCGACAAACTGCCGGAAACGATGTTGCTGTTCCTTTCCACGGGCTATGGCAGCATTGATGTGCATGCGAAGTCGGTCGAACTCTTGGAGCGGATCGCCCCACCGGCAGCGGACGCGGATGAAGACAAAGTCAAATCGTTCCGAAAGGTGCAATTCCTGCTGGCTCAGGCGTATCGAAAGGCCAAAGAATATCAGAAAGCGCAGACGTTGATTAATCAGATGCTTGGGACCGCCAAGCAGAAAGGTTGGGCGTTTGCGAGTGTCGAAGTCCGCAAGGAATCGCTGCTGCTGCTGGAAGATCAAGGCAAATGGCGGGATGCGGTGACGGGCTGGACGTCGCTGGCCCGCGTCTGGCAAGCCCGATTGAAGCCATTGCCCAAGGAACGAATCGCGGGTGATCCGAACTTCCAACGCATTGTCAACGATCGAGCGATGTACTTCGACTTGTTCGTGGAAACGCAACGCTGCTTGACTCGTGCCAACGATTCGACTCTGAAAGATGAAATGAAGAAGGGGGCTGCCTTCGAGAAGATCGCCGCCGCACTCGTGGAGCTGGAAACCAAGAACGAAGATCTTTCGGACACCCTGAAAGATTCGATCCGCGCGTTGCTCGAAGAATATCCGCTTCTGAAAGAGAAATATCTCGCAGCCGGTGGGAAATTGATTAGTCCGAAAGCCGAATAA
- a CDS encoding TIGR01777 family oxidoreductase yields the protein MTMRIGMTGATGMIGTKLVPMLLESGHRLLAVSRRPKSSSNDQLTWLAGDPTQAGDWLDELAGCDAVIHLAGENLFAKRWSPTFKQQCWDSRVQSTRLIAEAMAKLPRCADGKAKTFICGSAIGYYPTDPEAEFTEDSAPGNGWLNQLSLAWEGAAGAAQDAGVRVAKIRTGIVLDPAGGALQKFLFPFQMFVGGPLGSGKQWMSWIHLGDLCRMVQWLLDHPELSGVWNGVAPHPVRNRDFCKTLGRVMKRPSWLPAPRWALRIVLGEVVQVVCDSQKVLPERVLQSGFQYAFPELEPALRDLLIVKNPL from the coding sequence ATGACGATGCGAATTGGGATGACGGGTGCAACGGGGATGATTGGCACGAAGCTGGTTCCGATGCTCTTGGAGAGCGGCCATCGCCTGCTCGCGGTTTCTCGACGGCCGAAATCATCCAGCAACGACCAACTCACCTGGCTTGCTGGCGATCCAACCCAGGCCGGGGATTGGTTGGACGAACTCGCCGGTTGCGATGCGGTGATCCACCTGGCGGGGGAAAATCTCTTCGCCAAGCGGTGGAGTCCGACATTCAAGCAGCAATGCTGGGATAGTCGGGTTCAAAGCACGCGACTGATTGCGGAAGCAATGGCGAAATTGCCCCGTTGTGCGGATGGCAAAGCGAAGACGTTCATTTGTGGTTCCGCAATCGGCTACTATCCCACGGACCCGGAAGCGGAGTTTACCGAAGATTCTGCACCGGGGAATGGCTGGCTGAACCAACTGTCCCTTGCGTGGGAAGGGGCCGCGGGAGCCGCCCAGGATGCTGGGGTGCGAGTGGCGAAGATTCGTACGGGAATTGTGCTCGATCCAGCGGGGGGCGCATTGCAGAAATTCCTGTTTCCGTTCCAAATGTTTGTTGGCGGCCCGCTTGGTTCCGGCAAACAATGGATGAGTTGGATTCATCTCGGGGATTTGTGCCGAATGGTCCAATGGCTGCTGGATCATCCGGAATTGTCAGGCGTCTGGAACGGGGTCGCCCCGCATCCGGTCCGCAATCGGGATTTCTGCAAGACGCTGGGGCGGGTGATGAAGCGACCCAGTTGGTTACCCGCACCGCGCTGGGCGTTGCGAATCGTGCTGGGCGAAGTGGTTCAAGTCGTTTGCGATAGTCAAAAAGTCCTGCCGGAACGGGTGCTCCAATCCGGGTTCCAATATGCGTTTCCCGAGTTGGAACCGGCATTACGCGATCTTCTGATAGTCAAGAATCCATTGTGA